From one Shewanella sp. GD04112 genomic stretch:
- the thyA gene encoding thymidylate synthase, whose protein sequence is MQQYLDLMKHILAEGVDKSDRTGTGTRSVFGYQMRFDLSKGFPLVTTKKCHMRSIIHELLWFLKGDTNIAYLRDNKVSIWDEWADENGDLGPVYGAQWRSWPTQSGDAIDQIAQVIEQIKSQPDSRRLIVSAWNVGELDKMALAPCHAFFQFYVADGKLSCQLYQRSCDVFLGLPFNIASYALLTMMVAQQCDLALGDFVWTGGDTHLYSNHMEQTALQLSREPRPLPTMTILRKPASIFDYQFEDFELTHYDPHPHIKAPVAV, encoded by the coding sequence ATGCAACAGTATTTAGACTTGATGAAGCACATCTTAGCCGAAGGTGTGGATAAATCAGACCGCACAGGTACCGGCACTCGTTCGGTATTTGGTTATCAAATGCGTTTCGATTTGAGTAAGGGCTTTCCCTTAGTCACTACCAAAAAGTGCCATATGCGCTCGATTATTCATGAGCTATTGTGGTTCCTGAAAGGCGATACCAATATTGCTTATCTGCGTGATAATAAAGTCAGTATTTGGGACGAATGGGCCGATGAAAACGGCGATTTAGGCCCTGTCTATGGCGCGCAGTGGCGCAGCTGGCCGACCCAAAGTGGCGATGCTATCGATCAAATTGCTCAGGTGATTGAACAAATCAAATCTCAACCCGATTCACGTCGTTTAATTGTTTCGGCGTGGAACGTGGGTGAACTAGATAAAATGGCGCTGGCACCTTGCCATGCCTTTTTCCAATTCTATGTTGCCGATGGCAAATTATCCTGTCAGCTGTACCAGCGTAGCTGTGATGTGTTCTTAGGTTTACCTTTCAATATCGCCAGTTATGCGCTGCTGACCATGATGGTGGCACAGCAATGTGATTTAGCTTTGGGTGACTTTGTGTGGACGGGCGGCGATACCCACTTGTACTCCAACCATATGGAACAAACGGCGTTGCAGTTAAGCCGCGAGCCAAGACCGTTACCCACCATGACTATCCTGCGTAAACCTGCTTCAATCTTTGATTATCAATTCGAAGATTTCGAGCTAACTCACTACGATCCACACCCGCATATCAAAGCCCCTGTCGCCGTTTAA
- a CDS encoding succinate dehydrogenase assembly factor 2 — MELMNIARVRWACRRGMLELDVLFQPFVENVYQDLSDDDKALFIRLLECEDPELFAWFMGHEACPDAELARMVVQVRGRAAP; from the coding sequence TTGGAGTTAATGAACATTGCACGGGTCCGCTGGGCATGTCGCCGCGGAATGCTCGAATTGGACGTCTTGTTCCAGCCTTTCGTCGAAAATGTTTATCAGGATTTGTCGGATGACGACAAGGCCCTGTTTATTCGTTTACTCGAGTGTGAAGACCCTGAATTATTTGCCTGGTTTATGGGTCACGAAGCCTGTCCCGATGCAGAGCTTGCCCGCATGGTAGTGCAAGTCCGTGGCAGAGCGGCGCCATAG
- a CDS encoding protein YgfX — protein sequence MAERRHSFSVKASSDQRLSLVVFVCVCSTSLLIWPETDVIFWLVLKLVFAVLILGFLGYQLWRLRSWHCRFELNGKGEGWLSTGEAFYVLPRTWVTPFVCLIYYQSADKLYLLPLWADMFSDTDYRHLCRLLLKVKTQATSQRESL from the coding sequence GTGGCAGAGCGGCGCCATAGTTTTAGCGTAAAAGCCTCTAGCGACCAGCGACTCTCGTTGGTCGTTTTTGTTTGTGTCTGCAGTACCTCTTTACTTATCTGGCCTGAAACGGACGTTATATTTTGGCTTGTGCTTAAGTTGGTGTTCGCCGTTTTAATCCTCGGATTCTTGGGCTATCAGTTATGGAGACTGAGGTCTTGGCATTGCCGTTTTGAACTCAATGGAAAAGGGGAAGGCTGGCTCTCGACGGGGGAGGCGTTTTATGTGCTCCCGAGAACTTGGGTAACGCCCTTTGTCTGCTTAATTTACTATCAGTCCGCCGATAAGTTGTATCTCTTGCCCCTATGGGCCGATATGTTTAGCGATACAGATTACCGCCACTTATGCCGTTTATTACTCAAGGTTAAAACTCAGGCGACGAGCCAACGCGAGTCCCTTTAA
- the lgt gene encoding prolipoprotein diacylglyceryl transferase — protein sequence MALNFPNIDPVIVKFGPFDIFGQTFEPALRWYGFTYLVGFVAAMWLLNRQADRSNGLWSREQVSDLLFYGFLGVILGGRIGYVLFYHFDYFLASPMYLFKISEGGMSFHGGLMGVITAMIYIAWKQKRTFFAVADMVAPVVPIGLGAGRIGNFINGELWGRVTDVPWAMVFPSGGPEPRHPSQLYQFALEGVALFLLLYWFSKRTKKVGAVSGMFLLGYGIFRVIVETVRQPDAQLGLYWGFMTMGQILSVPMILFGLYLILRPEGKQ from the coding sequence ATGGCATTGAATTTTCCCAATATCGATCCCGTGATCGTGAAGTTTGGTCCCTTTGATATTTTTGGACAAACCTTTGAACCCGCCCTGCGTTGGTATGGATTTACCTACTTAGTTGGCTTTGTCGCCGCCATGTGGTTACTCAATCGTCAGGCCGACCGCTCCAATGGTTTATGGTCGAGGGAACAGGTTTCCGATCTGCTGTTTTATGGCTTTTTAGGGGTGATTCTAGGTGGCCGTATCGGCTACGTGCTCTTCTATCATTTCGATTACTTCCTTGCTAGCCCAATGTATTTGTTTAAGATTTCAGAAGGTGGCATGTCTTTCCACGGCGGCTTGATGGGGGTGATTACCGCCATGATTTATATCGCCTGGAAGCAAAAGCGTACCTTCTTTGCGGTTGCAGACATGGTGGCGCCCGTGGTGCCCATTGGCTTAGGTGCGGGGCGGATCGGTAACTTTATCAATGGTGAGTTGTGGGGCCGTGTCACCGATGTCCCTTGGGCCATGGTGTTCCCAAGTGGTGGACCTGAACCTCGTCACCCATCACAACTCTATCAATTCGCCCTTGAAGGGGTGGCCTTATTCCTGCTCCTCTATTGGTTCAGTAAACGAACGAAGAAAGTCGGCGCCGTGTCGGGCATGTTCTTACTCGGATACGGGATTTTCCGTGTGATTGTTGAAACCGTAAGACAACCCGATGCGCAGTTAGGCCTCTACTGGGGCTTTATGACGATGGGGCAGATCCTCTCTGTGCCGATGATCCTCTTCGGTTTATATTTAATTCTTCGTCCAGAGGGTAAGCAGTAA
- the nhaR gene encoding transcriptional activator NhaR: MLHLNYNHLYYFWMIKKKGSVAKAAEALCLTPQTITGQIRALEDRLNGSLFKRVGRNLEATELGELVFRYADKMFSLSYEMLDLLNYQKDDAILFEVGIADALSKALASRVLLSVVPNDGSMHLACYEATHESLMTRLREHKLDMILSDCAGESLKYPEILSKKLGECGVSFFSAETYSADFPACLEQAQLLIPGRRTSLGQQLYRWFDEQNLKVSILGEFDDAAMMKAFGYLKRGIFVTPSVYPQEVISHGMHLLGETLDVKEEYHVMFAERMIQHPAVKRLLETDFSDLFAGLDSQVQRC; encoded by the coding sequence ATGCTGCATCTTAATTACAACCATCTGTATTATTTCTGGATGATCAAGAAGAAGGGCTCTGTGGCCAAGGCGGCCGAAGCCCTTTGTCTGACGCCCCAAACCATCACGGGGCAAATTCGTGCCCTCGAAGATCGTCTTAACGGCAGTCTATTCAAACGTGTCGGACGCAATTTAGAGGCAACGGAACTCGGTGAGCTGGTATTTCGTTACGCCGATAAGATGTTCTCCCTCAGTTATGAGATGCTCGATTTACTCAACTATCAAAAAGATGATGCCATTTTATTTGAAGTGGGTATTGCCGATGCCTTGTCTAAAGCCCTGGCGAGTCGGGTGTTGCTTTCTGTGGTGCCCAATGACGGCTCCATGCACCTTGCTTGTTATGAAGCGACCCACGAAAGTTTAATGACTCGTTTACGTGAGCATAAACTGGATATGATCCTCTCAGACTGTGCAGGTGAGTCATTGAAATATCCTGAGATTTTATCGAAAAAACTGGGTGAGTGTGGCGTGAGCTTTTTCTCCGCTGAAACCTACAGCGCCGATTTCCCTGCCTGTTTAGAACAAGCTCAATTGCTGATCCCCGGCCGTAGAACATCGCTTGGGCAACAATTATACCGTTGGTTCGATGAACAAAATCTTAAGGTGAGCATCCTAGGTGAGTTTGATGATGCGGCGATGATGAAGGCCTTTGGCTACCTTAAACGCGGGATCTTCGTCACGCCGTCGGTCTATCCGCAAGAAGTTATTTCCCACGGCATGCATTTGCTCGGCGAAACCTTAGATGTGAAGGAAGAGTACCATGTGATGTTTGCCGAGCGGATGATCCAACATCCCGCGGTGAAACGTTTATTAGAGACGGATTTCAGTGATTTATTTGCCGGATTAGACAGCCAAGTTCAGCGGTGTTAA
- the nhaA gene encoding Na+/H+ antiporter NhaA, with translation MEKAIRNFLSQESAGGILLLVAVVLAMLMANSPLAGLYQGFLGTEVQVRVGALDLHKPLLLWINDGLMALFFLLIGLEVKRELLEGALSSVAQASLPTFAAIGGMLVPAGIYLLFNYGDPVTQAGWAIPAATDIAFALGIMALLGSRVPVALKVFLLALAIIDDLGVIVIIALFYSSDLSTISLIIASIAIVGLVALNRKGVTALAPYGVLGLILWVAVLKSGVHATLAGVIIAFCIPLRAKDGSSPSEHLEHSLHPWSTFLILPVFAFANAGVALGNMSLDTLISPVPVGIALGLMLGKPIGVMLFSYVAVKLKLAQLPDGIGWKQIAPVAAMCGIGFTMSMFIASLAFEQADPMYGDLARLGTLIGSILAALIGYFWLSKVLPKKGV, from the coding sequence ATGGAAAAAGCAATTAGAAATTTTCTGAGCCAGGAATCGGCTGGCGGCATCCTGTTATTGGTTGCTGTTGTCTTAGCCATGCTCATGGCCAATTCTCCTCTAGCGGGACTCTATCAAGGTTTTCTCGGTACTGAAGTACAAGTGCGTGTCGGCGCGCTCGATCTGCATAAGCCGCTGTTGCTGTGGATTAACGATGGCCTGATGGCATTGTTTTTCTTACTGATTGGCTTAGAGGTGAAGCGTGAACTGTTAGAAGGCGCCTTATCCAGTGTGGCCCAAGCTTCACTGCCAACCTTTGCCGCGATTGGTGGTATGTTAGTGCCTGCTGGCATTTATCTGCTATTTAACTACGGCGATCCTGTAACCCAAGCGGGCTGGGCCATTCCTGCTGCTACCGATATTGCGTTTGCACTCGGCATCATGGCGTTGCTGGGTAGCCGCGTGCCTGTGGCATTGAAGGTCTTCCTACTGGCGCTCGCTATTATCGATGATTTAGGCGTGATTGTGATTATTGCGCTCTTCTACAGCAGCGATCTGTCGACCATTAGCTTAATTATTGCCAGCATTGCGATTGTCGGTTTAGTGGCCTTAAACCGTAAAGGCGTGACCGCGTTAGCACCCTATGGCGTGTTGGGACTCATCCTGTGGGTCGCAGTATTGAAGTCTGGTGTCCACGCGACTTTGGCAGGTGTGATTATTGCCTTCTGTATCCCACTGCGGGCAAAGGATGGCAGCTCACCCTCTGAGCATTTAGAGCATAGCCTGCACCCTTGGAGCACCTTCCTTATCCTGCCAGTCTTTGCTTTTGCGAATGCGGGGGTGGCCTTGGGTAATATGAGTCTAGATACCCTAATTTCCCCTGTACCCGTTGGGATTGCATTGGGACTCATGCTAGGTAAGCCGATTGGTGTGATGCTGTTTAGTTATGTGGCCGTCAAACTGAAGTTGGCGCAATTACCCGATGGAATTGGTTGGAAGCAGATTGCGCCTGTGGCGGCAATGTGTGGTATTGGTTTTACGATGTCGATGTTTATTGCTTCGCTGGCATTTGAGCAAGCAGACCCTATGTACGGCGACTTAGCGCGCCTTGGCACCTTGATAGGCTCAATTCTGGCGGCCTTGATCGGGTATTTCTGGTTATCAAAAGTGTTACCTAAAAAAGGAGTATAA